From Gammaproteobacteria bacterium, the proteins below share one genomic window:
- the gcvT gene encoding glycine cleavage system aminomethyltransferase GcvT → MSQQTALYRQHLRQNGKMVDFAGWDMPIHYGSQIEEHHQVRKDAGMFDVSHMTVLDLTGDRTREFLAYLLANDVNRLTIPGKALYSCMLNPQAGVIDDLIVYFMHETWFRMVVNAATREKDIAWIQQQAEAFQVSIQEQTDLAMIAVQGPNARDKAHAALGPILDPAKELKPFFAVQCGDYFAARTGYTGEDGYELILPNTQAADAWQALEHHGVKPIGLGARDTLRLEAGMNLYGQDMDETTSPLESALGWTIAWEPAERNFIGRAELEKQRGNTASKLVGLVLKEKGVLRPQQKVLTAAGEGCITSGTFSPTLGFAIAMARVPAATGNTCEVEIRKKNLTVEVVKPPFVRFGKSCLEQQ, encoded by the coding sequence ATGAGCCAACAAACGGCGTTGTACCGGCAACATTTGCGACAAAACGGTAAAATGGTGGATTTTGCCGGATGGGACATGCCTATTCACTACGGCTCCCAAATTGAAGAGCATCACCAAGTCCGCAAAGACGCAGGCATGTTCGATGTCTCTCACATGACCGTGCTGGACCTCACAGGTGATCGCACCCGTGAGTTTCTCGCCTACTTACTGGCCAACGATGTCAACCGACTAACCATTCCCGGCAAAGCCCTCTACAGTTGCATGCTCAATCCTCAGGCTGGAGTGATTGACGATTTGATCGTTTACTTCATGCACGAAACCTGGTTTCGCATGGTCGTCAACGCAGCCACCCGGGAAAAAGATATTGCCTGGATACAACAACAAGCCGAAGCCTTCCAAGTCTCAATACAAGAACAAACTGATCTTGCCATGATCGCGGTGCAAGGCCCCAATGCGCGCGATAAGGCCCATGCGGCCTTAGGCCCAATTTTGGACCCTGCCAAAGAACTAAAACCATTTTTTGCGGTTCAATGCGGTGATTATTTCGCTGCCCGAACCGGATACACCGGCGAAGACGGATATGAACTCATATTGCCCAATACCCAGGCGGCCGATGCCTGGCAAGCGCTGGAACACCATGGGGTTAAACCCATTGGCCTGGGCGCTCGCGACACTTTACGACTGGAAGCGGGTATGAACTTGTATGGACAGGATATGGATGAGACCACCTCACCTCTGGAGTCAGCCCTGGGCTGGACCATTGCCTGGGAACCGGCCGAACGGAACTTCATCGGCCGTGCCGAACTGGAAAAACAGCGGGGTAATACAGCCTCTAAACTGGTAGGTCTGGTATTGAAAGAGAAAGGTGTGTTGCGGCCACAGCAAAAAGTGCTGACCGCAGCTGGAGAAGGCTGCATTACCAGCGGGACTTTTTCTCCCACATTAGGGTTTGCCATCGCCATGGCGCGGGTGCCGGCTGCTACCGGAAACACCTGCGAAGTGGAAATTCGTAAAAAAAATCTCACGGTAGAGGTGGTAAAACCGCCCTTCGTTCGCTTTGGCAAATCCTGCCTGGAGCAGCAGTAA
- the gcvH gene encoding glycine cleavage system protein GcvH, whose product MSTTPEELKYTKTHEWVRTESNGEVTVGITQHAQDLLGDMVFIELPDVGTNFGTGEDCAVVESVKAASDVYCPVAGEITAVNEALTDAPETVNKDPFGDGWLFRLKPEDAQEADELMDAAAYQELADSEQH is encoded by the coding sequence ATGAGCACAACACCTGAAGAACTCAAATACACCAAAACCCATGAATGGGTTCGCACCGAAAGCAATGGAGAAGTCACGGTGGGTATCACCCAACATGCCCAGGACTTGTTAGGTGATATGGTCTTTATCGAACTGCCTGATGTAGGCACCAACTTCGGCACGGGCGAGGACTGCGCTGTGGTGGAATCGGTAAAAGCGGCTTCCGATGTGTATTGCCCCGTTGCCGGCGAAATCACTGCAGTCAATGAAGCCCTGACCGATGCTCCTGAAACCGTAAACAAAGACCCCTTTGGTGACGGTTGGCTGTTCCGACTTAAACCGGAAGACGCCCAGGAAGCTGACGAACTGATGGACGCCGCTGCCTATCAGGAACTTGCTGACTCAGAACAACATTAA
- the gcvPA gene encoding aminomethyl-transferring glycine dehydrogenase subunit GcvPA: MPFIPHTETEIQAMLETIGADSIEALFDEIPAALRSAGLQQVPLRASEMQVTRLMTQRASQDGTPLCFMGAGAYEHHIPAAIWQLTTRGEYYTAYTPYQAEASQGTLQLLYEFQSMLTQLTALDVSNASLYDGASALAEAVLMAVRANRKSKSRRILIADSLHPAYRKVTHSIVTNQKITLETLAFDNRNGTTSINDLPAEPGDFAALVIPQPNFFGQLEQVDELTDWAHRHGALVIAQVNPTALALLSAPGEWGENGADIACGEGQPLGIPLSSGGPYFGFLCCTQALVRQMPGRIIGKTVDLDGKEGYALTLQAREQHIRRSKATSNICTNQGLMTTAATMYMALLGTHGLEQVAAHSMHNTALLVEKLCTIKGVERLFQGPIFHECALRLPVAADTVLQQLAQRNILGGYALEQDYSDLSNTILVCATETKTEQDLDDFANALRQSIENPA, from the coding sequence ATGCCCTTTATCCCTCACACTGAAACCGAAATCCAGGCCATGCTGGAAACCATCGGTGCCGATAGCATCGAAGCCTTGTTTGACGAAATTCCGGCTGCACTACGCAGTGCGGGATTACAGCAGGTCCCCCTGCGTGCCAGCGAAATGCAGGTCACCCGTTTGATGACGCAACGCGCATCACAGGATGGCACGCCACTTTGCTTTATGGGGGCAGGCGCCTATGAACATCATATTCCAGCCGCCATTTGGCAATTAACCACACGGGGCGAATACTACACCGCATATACCCCCTATCAGGCAGAGGCCAGCCAGGGAACTTTGCAGCTGTTGTATGAGTTTCAAAGCATGCTGACACAACTGACGGCACTGGATGTTTCCAATGCCAGCCTGTATGACGGAGCTTCCGCCTTAGCCGAAGCGGTGCTGATGGCCGTGCGCGCTAATCGCAAATCCAAAAGCCGGCGCATTCTCATCGCCGACAGCCTGCACCCGGCATACCGGAAAGTCACTCATAGCATTGTCACTAACCAAAAAATCACCCTGGAAACTCTGGCCTTTGATAACCGCAATGGCACCACCAGCATCAATGATCTGCCGGCGGAGCCGGGGGATTTTGCCGCCCTGGTGATTCCTCAGCCCAACTTTTTCGGACAACTGGAGCAAGTGGATGAACTCACCGACTGGGCCCACCGTCATGGCGCCCTGGTCATCGCTCAGGTCAACCCAACCGCCCTGGCATTGCTCAGCGCACCAGGTGAATGGGGTGAAAACGGAGCCGATATTGCTTGCGGTGAAGGCCAACCCCTGGGCATTCCCCTGTCCTCAGGTGGGCCTTATTTTGGCTTTTTGTGTTGCACCCAAGCCTTGGTGCGGCAAATGCCAGGTCGCATCATTGGTAAGACGGTAGACCTGGACGGCAAGGAAGGCTATGCCCTGACTTTGCAGGCCAGGGAACAACATATTCGTCGCTCCAAAGCCACATCCAACATTTGCACCAATCAGGGCTTGATGACCACCGCTGCGACTATGTACATGGCTTTACTGGGAACCCACGGCTTGGAACAAGTGGCCGCCCATAGCATGCACAACACGGCATTACTGGTGGAAAAACTGTGCACCATTAAAGGTGTGGAAAGACTGTTTCAAGGACCCATCTTCCATGAATGCGCCCTGCGTTTACCGGTAGCCGCAGACACTGTGCTACAACAACTGGCACAACGTAACATCCTGGGCGGTTATGCTCTGGAGCAAGACTATTCCGATTTGAGCAACACCATCCTGGTTTGCGCTACGGAAACCAAAACCGAACAGGATTTGGATGATTTTGCCAATGCATTAAGGCAAAGCATCGAAAATCCTGCGTAA
- the gcvPB gene encoding aminomethyl-transferring glycine dehydrogenase subunit GcvPB: MMLIFEQSQNNRCNTAQAPLEPRDTSAIPENLRRKKKPRLPEVSELQVVRHYTRLSQKNFSIDTQFYPLGSCTMKYNPRACNSLAMLPGFLARHPYAALEHSQGFLACMYDLQEILKDVTGMKAVSLTPMAGAQGEFAGVAMIRAYHDANNEGRQRTEILVPDAAHGTNPATATMCGFKTREIPTDDNGDVDIEALKQALGPQTAGIMLTNPSTLGVFERDIKTIAELVHAAGGLLYYDGANLNAILGKVKPGDMGFDVIHMNLHKTFSTPHGGGGPGAGPVGVNERLLPYLPIPIVARDGDKYHWLTEKDYPKSIGRLSAFMGNAGVLLRAYIYARLVGREGMTRIAEFSTLNANYMMAKLKQAGFTMALPQRRATHEFILTLKKEAKELNVNAMDYAKRLLDYGFHAPTTYFPLIVPECLLIEPTETEDKQTLDGFIDAMVSIAQESREKPEFVKGAPYTLPVKRLDDVKAARELNLAWKPGNTL, from the coding sequence ATTATGTTAATTTTTGAGCAATCACAAAACAATCGCTGTAATACGGCGCAAGCACCGCTGGAACCACGGGATACCAGCGCCATTCCGGAAAATTTGCGACGCAAGAAAAAACCGCGTCTGCCGGAGGTTTCCGAACTGCAGGTAGTCCGGCACTATACCCGGTTATCGCAAAAGAATTTTTCCATCGACACCCAGTTTTATCCGCTGGGTTCCTGCACCATGAAATACAATCCCCGCGCATGCAACTCTTTGGCCATGCTGCCGGGGTTTCTGGCACGCCATCCCTATGCCGCCTTGGAACACAGCCAGGGTTTTTTAGCCTGTATGTATGATTTACAGGAAATCTTAAAAGATGTTACCGGCATGAAAGCCGTCTCTTTGACCCCCATGGCGGGAGCCCAAGGAGAGTTTGCCGGGGTCGCCATGATTCGCGCCTATCATGACGCAAACAACGAAGGCCGGCAACGCACCGAGATTTTGGTTCCCGATGCAGCCCATGGCACCAATCCGGCCACTGCAACCATGTGTGGCTTTAAAACCCGTGAAATCCCCACCGATGATAACGGTGATGTGGACATAGAAGCCTTGAAACAAGCACTGGGGCCGCAAACCGCAGGGATTATGCTGACCAATCCATCCACACTGGGAGTATTTGAACGCGATATTAAAACCATTGCGGAACTGGTGCACGCCGCCGGCGGCTTGCTATATTACGATGGTGCTAATCTCAATGCCATCCTGGGCAAAGTCAAACCGGGCGATATGGGATTTGATGTTATCCACATGAATCTACACAAAACCTTCTCCACTCCACACGGTGGCGGCGGCCCCGGAGCGGGTCCGGTTGGCGTCAATGAACGCCTGCTTCCCTACCTGCCCATCCCTATCGTTGCTCGTGATGGCGACAAATATCACTGGCTCACTGAAAAAGACTACCCCAAGAGCATCGGACGCTTATCCGCTTTCATGGGTAACGCAGGCGTGCTACTACGTGCCTACATCTACGCTCGTCTGGTAGGACGTGAAGGCATGACTCGCATCGCCGAGTTCTCTACCCTCAATGCCAACTACATGATGGCAAAATTGAAACAAGCCGGCTTTACCATGGCCCTGCCACAACGTCGCGCAACTCATGAGTTTATTCTTACCTTGAAAAAGGAAGCCAAAGAGTTAAACGTCAATGCCATGGACTACGCCAAACGGCTGTTGGACTACGGTTTTCACGCACCCACAACCTACTTTCCCTTAATCGTTCCCGAGTGTTTGTTAATCGAACCCACGGAAACGGAGGACAAGCAGACCTTGGACGGGTTTATTGATGCTATGGTGAGCATTGCCCAGGAAAGCCGTGAAAAACCCGAGTTTGTGAAAGGCGCACCCTACACCTTACCGGTAAAACGTCTGGATGACGTCAAGGCCGCCCGCGAACTGAACTTAGCCTGGAAACCCGGAAACACCCTGTGA
- a CDS encoding diacylglycerol kinase has protein sequence MKPGNKGLTRIIKAAGYSWQGLQAAFKHEAAFRQECALALLLGPLGLWLGNTGVEKALLTGSLLLVLIVELLNSAVENTVDRFGGEQHELSGRAKDIGSAAVLLSLLNVALIWAAILLT, from the coding sequence ATGAAACCTGGAAACAAGGGCCTCACCCGCATCATTAAAGCGGCCGGTTATTCCTGGCAAGGTCTACAGGCCGCCTTTAAACACGAAGCCGCCTTTCGCCAGGAATGCGCCCTGGCATTGTTGCTGGGCCCTTTGGGTTTGTGGCTGGGCAATACCGGCGTGGAAAAAGCCTTGTTGACAGGCAGTCTGCTATTGGTTCTCATAGTAGAGCTGCTCAATTCCGCAGTGGAAAACACGGTGGACCGATTTGGCGGCGAACAGCATGAGCTGTCCGGTCGCGCTAAAGACATCGGTTCCGCCGCGGTGCTGCTGAGCCTGTTGAACGTGGCCCTGATTTGGGCAGCTATCCTATTGACTTAA
- a CDS encoding carbohydrate kinase family protein, with translation MSALICGSYAYDTIMVFHDHFKNHILPDKVHMLNVSFLVPDMRREFGGCAGNIAYNLNLLGGKALPMATVGNDFGPYSRWMEQCQLDQTHIKVLEDTYTGQAFITTDLDDNQITAFHPGAMSRAHENKVSDASDVSIGIVSPDGRDGMIQHAEQFAADNIPFIFDPGQGLPMFDGKDIINFLEQATWAACNDYEAQLMQERTGKSLHEMASMLEALVVTLGSKGAHIYAGGHRIDIPTAKTHKITDPTGCGDAFRGGLLYGLMNDMDWETTGRVASLMGAIKIEQPGTQNHSFTLAEFEERFQDSFDRRL, from the coding sequence ATGTCCGCTCTGATTTGTGGCTCTTATGCCTACGACACCATTATGGTGTTTCACGACCACTTCAAGAATCACATCCTGCCTGACAAGGTGCACATGCTCAATGTTTCCTTCCTGGTACCGGACATGCGCCGGGAATTCGGTGGTTGCGCCGGCAATATTGCCTACAATCTTAATCTGCTCGGCGGCAAGGCACTGCCCATGGCAACGGTTGGCAACGATTTTGGCCCCTATTCCCGTTGGATGGAACAATGCCAACTGGATCAGACGCATATTAAAGTCCTGGAAGATACTTACACCGGCCAGGCCTTTATCACCACCGACCTGGATGACAACCAAATTACAGCGTTTCATCCCGGTGCCATGAGCCGTGCTCATGAAAACAAAGTCAGCGATGCCAGTGATGTGTCAATTGGTATCGTATCTCCGGATGGGCGTGACGGCATGATTCAACACGCGGAGCAATTTGCCGCCGATAATATTCCTTTTATTTTCGACCCCGGCCAGGGACTGCCTATGTTCGACGGTAAAGACATCATCAATTTTCTGGAACAAGCCACCTGGGCTGCTTGTAACGACTACGAAGCCCAATTAATGCAGGAACGTACCGGCAAATCCCTGCATGAAATGGCCTCCATGTTGGAGGCATTGGTCGTCACTCTGGGAAGCAAAGGGGCCCACATTTACGCCGGCGGCCATCGTATTGACATTCCCACCGCCAAAACCCATAAAATCACCGACCCTACCGGTTGCGGTGACGCCTTCCGCGGCGGCCTCTTATACGGTTTGATGAACGATATGGACTGGGAAACCACAGGTCGTGTCGCTTCACTTATGGGGGCCATCAAAATTGAGCAACCCGGCACTCAAAATCACAGTTTCACCCTGGCGGAGTTTGAAGAACGTTTCCAGGATAGCTTTGATCGCCGCCTGTAA
- a CDS encoding diguanylate cyclase, with the protein MPTQDDKKAPFSLSINVLLILCFGLVACLPVTIFGIKVYNAAWDNAWREVREKHQLLAENLANPISIYVKNQKAVLALTGEHLRIRELLQKPNKEATEHLLYESLLYSEGLTALFLLDNTQYVLNHITEYRPRQVLKDNMFTHHTFVGKALHHQTSVSPVRINPLTGQPSVFIATPLYSGAGVPSHILVGELKLEPIEKLRAAIRFGKAGHSAIVDNLGQVLAHPNPDWMKTQIKSLSNLDIVQKMMAGKTGVTEFFSPFVKSHMVAGYTSVPELGWGIMVPQPKTEMQAQVRTILYAEFRWALMGLLLAIVTAIYLGRWITSPLKKLAKAAQKLASDGFKHNLPETLSAPKEIQQLAKTFRDAIQGLSHSRAEIQKLNEGLQHKIDAATHNLQQANEQLNELARSDHLTGLANRYHFEQTIAKLCSRRQGDRDRASLLLLDLDHFKQINDTYGHAAGDMALSKVARILDHNMRQSDLAARYAGDEFILLIRADEKIARERADNILAEIAAEKFQFENQSLSVTVSIGLYSFDISSPGLDLKTLFTKVDEAMYQAKNSGRNKVMVLGQN; encoded by the coding sequence TTGCCTACTCAAGACGACAAGAAAGCGCCGTTTAGTCTATCGATTAACGTTCTGTTAATACTCTGCTTCGGGCTTGTCGCCTGCCTGCCGGTGACAATATTCGGAATCAAAGTCTATAACGCTGCCTGGGATAACGCCTGGCGTGAAGTTCGCGAAAAACACCAATTGCTGGCCGAAAATCTGGCCAACCCCATTTCCATCTATGTCAAAAATCAAAAAGCCGTGCTGGCATTGACGGGAGAACATTTACGTATTAGAGAACTGCTGCAAAAACCCAACAAAGAAGCCACTGAACATTTGCTCTATGAATCCCTATTGTACTCCGAAGGTTTAACTGCTTTGTTTCTATTGGATAACACCCAGTACGTTCTCAATCACATCACCGAATATCGTCCCCGTCAGGTTTTAAAAGACAACATGTTCACCCACCATACCTTCGTCGGCAAGGCATTGCACCACCAAACCAGTGTCAGTCCGGTACGGATTAACCCGCTAACAGGTCAACCCAGCGTATTTATCGCCACGCCCTTGTACAGCGGTGCCGGAGTGCCCAGCCACATTCTGGTGGGCGAGCTCAAGCTGGAACCGATCGAAAAATTACGTGCTGCTATTCGTTTTGGGAAAGCGGGACACTCGGCCATCGTTGATAACCTGGGCCAAGTGCTGGCGCACCCCAATCCGGACTGGATGAAAACCCAGATTAAGAGCCTGTCGAATCTGGACATCGTTCAGAAAATGATGGCGGGAAAAACCGGGGTTACAGAGTTCTTTTCGCCATTTGTAAAAAGCCATATGGTTGCCGGTTATACCAGCGTGCCCGAACTGGGATGGGGCATTATGGTGCCCCAGCCCAAAACGGAAATGCAGGCACAAGTCCGCACGATTCTGTATGCAGAATTTCGTTGGGCCTTAATGGGCCTGTTGTTAGCCATTGTGACCGCTATTTACCTGGGACGTTGGATCACTTCCCCGTTGAAAAAACTGGCAAAAGCAGCACAAAAGCTGGCCTCTGACGGTTTCAAACACAACCTTCCGGAAACTTTGTCCGCCCCCAAGGAAATCCAACAACTGGCCAAAACCTTCCGCGACGCGATTCAGGGCCTAAGCCATTCCCGGGCGGAAATTCAAAAGCTGAATGAAGGCCTGCAACACAAAATCGACGCCGCCACCCATAACTTACAACAGGCCAACGAACAACTGAATGAGCTGGCACGCAGCGATCACTTAACCGGTTTAGCCAATCGATATCACTTCGAGCAAACCATTGCCAAGCTGTGTTCCCGACGTCAAGGAGATAGGGACCGTGCCAGCCTGCTATTGCTGGATTTGGATCATTTCAAACAAATCAATGACACTTATGGCCATGCAGCCGGAGACATGGCGCTGAGTAAAGTTGCCCGAATACTCGACCATAATATGCGTCAAAGTGACCTGGCCGCTCGATACGCCGGTGACGAATTTATTCTGTTGATTCGAGCGGATGAAAAAATTGCCAGAGAACGGGCCGATAATATTTTGGCCGAAATAGCCGCAGAGAAATTTCAATTTGAAAACCAATCGCTCTCCGTCACCGTAAGCATTGGTTTGTATTCCTTTGACATCAGCTCACCCGGCCTGGATCTGAAAACTCTATTCACCAAGGTGGATGAAGCCATGTACCAAGCCAAAAACAGTGGCCGCAACAAGGTCATGGTGTTGGGACAGAACTAG
- a CDS encoding thioredoxin domain-containing protein, protein MQDCLQTSNQMAGQTSPYLLQHQHNPVHWLPWGEQALALARRLDKPILLSIGYSACHWCHVMAHESFEDEATAELMNRLYINIKVDREERPDLDRIYQTAHQILLQRGGGWPLTVILTPEQIPFFAGTYFPKDPPRRDSAHQMPAFAQVLQQVEQFYRQYPEELQQQNQQVLQLLQQTVASTVQPLEDLNASPLDMAYKQLAQSFDEVHGGFGKAPKFPHPSNLERLLRQGAAEEGTSQAMEMVRTSLLKMARGGLFDQLGGGFFRYCVDDAWTIPHFEKMLYDNSSLLGLYAWMYAVSGDSEFAQVAHKTARWVLEQMQNEAGGYYSSLDADSEGGEGAFYVWKLEQLTTILNESEYGLVRRLFGLDQAPNFASAWHLVQRQTLAQVAAELSLTQSQAEQVLATALNKMAQDRGQRPHPGLDEKVLTAWNGLMIKGMAVAAGALDCEEYLRSAQQAVDFLKENCWNQGRLLACYSQGQARLRAYLDDTAFLMDGLLELLCLQWRDQDMRWLIQLADTLLEHFEDTAGGFFFTANDHETLIQRPKVYMDEAIPAGNGVAAKVLLQLAALTGEQKYQTAGQRVLQNAWESIQRLPLAHCAILTALQEYLYPPALVVICGKAEPMQSWRQQLGHNAQRWVVCVPESAQFLPGTLALKQPGEQVKAYVCAAGSCSLPITDLQALLERLDTREPLAP, encoded by the coding sequence ATGCAGGACTGTCTACAAACATCCAACCAAATGGCCGGTCAGACCAGCCCCTACTTGTTGCAACACCAGCACAATCCGGTGCACTGGTTGCCCTGGGGTGAACAGGCCTTGGCGTTGGCGCGTCGCTTGGATAAGCCGATTTTGTTGTCTATAGGTTATTCAGCTTGCCATTGGTGTCATGTGATGGCGCATGAGTCTTTTGAAGATGAAGCGACTGCTGAATTGATGAACCGCCTCTACATCAATATTAAAGTGGATCGAGAAGAGCGCCCGGATCTGGACCGGATATATCAAACGGCACACCAGATACTGTTGCAACGCGGCGGTGGTTGGCCATTAACGGTGATATTGACTCCTGAGCAAATTCCTTTTTTTGCCGGAACCTATTTTCCCAAAGATCCCCCGCGCCGGGATTCCGCTCACCAAATGCCCGCATTCGCTCAGGTGCTGCAACAAGTGGAGCAGTTTTATCGCCAATACCCTGAGGAGTTGCAGCAACAAAATCAACAGGTGCTACAACTGTTACAGCAAACGGTTGCGAGTACAGTGCAGCCCTTGGAAGATCTCAATGCGTCGCCTTTGGATATGGCCTATAAGCAGTTGGCACAGAGTTTTGACGAGGTTCACGGGGGGTTTGGAAAAGCGCCTAAGTTTCCCCATCCCAGTAATCTGGAGCGCTTGTTACGGCAAGGAGCGGCTGAAGAGGGCACGTCTCAGGCGATGGAAATGGTTAGAACCAGTTTGCTAAAAATGGCGCGAGGCGGGTTGTTCGACCAGTTGGGGGGTGGTTTCTTTCGCTATTGTGTGGACGATGCTTGGACCATTCCCCATTTTGAAAAAATGTTGTACGACAATAGTTCTCTATTGGGTTTGTACGCTTGGATGTATGCGGTAAGTGGCGATAGTGAGTTTGCACAAGTGGCACATAAAACCGCGCGCTGGGTATTGGAACAAATGCAAAACGAAGCGGGTGGCTACTACTCCAGCCTGGATGCGGATTCAGAAGGCGGAGAAGGGGCGTTTTACGTCTGGAAATTAGAACAATTGACGACGATCCTAAACGAATCAGAATATGGTTTGGTGCGGCGCCTCTTTGGTTTGGATCAAGCGCCGAATTTTGCGTCCGCGTGGCATTTGGTGCAGCGGCAAACGTTGGCTCAAGTGGCGGCTGAATTGTCCTTAACTCAGTCTCAGGCTGAGCAAGTTTTGGCAACCGCATTGAATAAGATGGCTCAGGACCGCGGACAACGTCCACATCCGGGGCTGGATGAAAAAGTGTTAACGGCTTGGAACGGTCTGATGATTAAGGGGATGGCGGTTGCCGCCGGCGCGTTGGATTGTGAAGAGTACTTACGGTCGGCCCAACAAGCCGTAGATTTCTTAAAAGAAAACTGTTGGAATCAGGGGCGTTTGTTGGCTTGTTATAGCCAAGGGCAGGCTCGCCTCAGAGCTTATTTGGATGATACGGCGTTTTTAATGGATGGTTTGCTGGAGTTACTGTGTCTGCAATGGCGGGATCAAGATATGCGCTGGTTAATACAATTGGCGGACACCTTGCTGGAACATTTCGAAGATACTGCGGGCGGTTTCTTCTTTACTGCCAATGATCACGAAACCCTGATACAACGTCCCAAAGTGTATATGGATGAAGCCATACCGGCCGGCAACGGGGTTGCCGCCAAGGTATTGTTACAGTTGGCAGCCCTGACCGGTGAGCAAAAATACCAAACTGCCGGGCAACGGGTGCTGCAAAATGCGTGGGAATCCATACAACGGCTACCATTGGCGCATTGTGCAATACTAACTGCTCTGCAGGAGTATTTATATCCGCCTGCGTTAGTCGTTATTTGTGGCAAAGCCGAGCCCATGCAATCCTGGCGTCAGCAACTGGGCCACAACGCGCAACGTTGGGTTGTATGCGTTCCGGAGTCTGCTCAATTTCTACCGGGAACTTTAGCGTTGAAACAGCCGGGCGAGCAGGTTAAGGCGTATGTGTGCGCTGCCGGGAGCTGTTCATTGCCGATCACCGATCTTCAGGCACTATTGGAGCGTTTGGACACTAGGGAACCTCTAGCTCCTTGA
- a CDS encoding class I SAM-dependent rRNA methyltransferase — protein MATLALKKNEEKRLKAGHVWIYSNEVDTQKTPLKSFEPGETVVVTDARGKPFGSAYVNPNTLICARMISRKPDTVLDQSLITHRLKIALTLRQRFFSTPYYRWVYGEADGLPGLIIDRFNRALVVQISTAGMEKHKDHIVAACSKVLGPACDCIILRNDAPMRSTEGLTLYTETVLGQTPETLDIEENQTRFQAPALGGQKTGWFYDHRINRHHMRSLVKDKRVLDVFSYLGAWGVQAATAGAGQVTCVETSSTACDWIERNAQLNNVTLDVIQGDAFEALKMLQHEQQKFDVIILDPPAFIKRKKDHSEGLNAYRRINQSAMQLLEKDSLLISASCSFHLKSEELVDVIQKAARHLDRQACLIEQGHQGPDHPAHPAIAETNYLKCYTSRVLFDRSA, from the coding sequence ATGGCAACACTGGCATTGAAAAAAAACGAAGAGAAGCGACTCAAGGCCGGCCATGTGTGGATATACAGTAACGAAGTCGATACACAAAAAACACCATTAAAATCTTTTGAGCCAGGCGAGACAGTGGTGGTAACCGATGCCCGCGGCAAGCCGTTTGGCAGCGCCTATGTCAACCCCAATACCCTCATATGCGCTCGCATGATCAGCCGCAAACCGGACACCGTACTTGACCAATCACTGATCACCCATCGCCTCAAAATCGCCCTAACGTTGAGACAACGGTTTTTTTCCACTCCCTACTATCGCTGGGTGTACGGTGAAGCCGACGGACTACCGGGGCTGATTATCGACCGATTTAACCGGGCTTTAGTGGTCCAAATCAGCACAGCGGGCATGGAAAAACACAAAGACCATATTGTGGCCGCTTGCAGTAAAGTCCTGGGGCCCGCTTGTGACTGCATTATACTGCGCAATGATGCCCCCATGCGCAGCACCGAAGGCCTGACGCTGTATACCGAAACGGTTCTAGGCCAAACACCGGAAACCCTGGACATTGAGGAAAACCAAACCCGGTTTCAAGCACCGGCTCTGGGAGGGCAAAAAACCGGCTGGTTTTATGATCACCGTATCAATCGTCACCATATGCGATCATTGGTCAAAGACAAACGCGTTCTGGACGTATTCAGTTACCTGGGTGCATGGGGCGTACAGGCCGCAACAGCAGGTGCGGGCCAAGTTACCTGCGTGGAAACATCCTCCACTGCCTGCGATTGGATTGAACGTAACGCGCAATTAAACAATGTGACGCTGGATGTCATCCAGGGGGATGCTTTTGAAGCCTTAAAAATGCTGCAACATGAACAGCAAAAATTTGACGTCATCATTTTAGACCCACCGGCTTTCATTAAACGCAAAAAAGACCATTCGGAAGGACTCAATGCCTATCGGCGCATCAATCAGTCTGCCATGCAATTATTAGAAAAAGACAGTCTATTAATATCCGCCTCCTGTTCCTTTCATCTCAAATCAGAAGAACTGGTGGACGTTATTCAAAAAGCCGCTCGTCACCTTGACCGCCAAGCCTGTCTCATTGAACAGGGCCACCAAGGACCGGATCATCCGGCACACCCCGCCATAGCCGAAACCAATTACCTTAAATGCTATACCAGCCGCGTATTGTTTGACCGTAGCGCTTGA